In Thermotomaculum hydrothermale, a single genomic region encodes these proteins:
- a CDS encoding TIGR03546 family protein: MVFTRKIGKILRGNATPVQIFFACFLGSILGFLPGFSRAPGLTVFAITLLIILNANLGLALTTFALTKILSYILTPLTFEIGHILMDGFAKKLFIYLINAPVFALCGFEYYVTSGGFVLGILIGIIWGIFVVYSVQKYRKTMVKTKEKDSKVLAFTESKFGKTLIYILFGKGKVEDYEEILKKKSFPFRISGIVFVVIAFLILFFTQQFFAGNFIKKYMKMGLEEANGATVDIGKAYINLKEGKFIVQNLAICDPEHLDKNLFAAKEIMADVSSKSLLAKRLRLDNVKIIGAEIESKRKKKGKLLKPLKVEESEKKGEAKSLDYYISNAKEIKKKLKKAKRWYKKLSESSEMIKKYTGQKGESLSDRLKREAESLGYRNVIAKHLIRKSPQFAISNLEADNIKTLDLLKEETLKLKMKEISTNPNLSPIAPEIHIKSSKNTFDFNGIFTGLSSQKGENNFNFSVNKIDTDKLLQSIKLKNQNTLKGGTITISGKGKIFEKQDVMIDAVLNITIENSLMKISKLGEEKVEKLEFPLYLTGKLDNPKVKVDTKTLLKQIKSVWKDKAKEKLNKKKKKLEKKYKNKLKEKLKKKKGILGNIL, from the coding sequence ATGGTTTTTACCAGAAAGATAGGGAAGATTTTAAGGGGAAATGCAACACCTGTGCAGATATTCTTTGCCTGTTTTTTAGGTTCAATTTTAGGATTTCTTCCAGGCTTTAGCAGGGCACCAGGGTTGACTGTTTTTGCAATTACCCTTTTAATTATCCTTAACGCAAATTTAGGCCTTGCATTAACAACATTTGCACTTACAAAAATTCTGTCATATATTCTCACCCCTCTCACCTTTGAAATTGGACATATTCTTATGGACGGTTTCGCAAAAAAACTGTTCATATACCTTATAAATGCCCCAGTTTTTGCCCTCTGCGGATTTGAATACTATGTAACAAGCGGAGGGTTTGTTTTAGGTATTCTAATCGGAATTATATGGGGTATTTTTGTGGTTTACTCTGTACAAAAATATAGAAAAACAATGGTAAAGACAAAAGAAAAAGATTCAAAAGTTTTAGCCTTTACAGAATCGAAGTTTGGGAAAACCCTTATTTATATTCTTTTCGGAAAGGGGAAGGTTGAAGATTACGAAGAAATTTTGAAAAAAAAATCCTTTCCTTTTAGAATTTCAGGCATTGTATTTGTTGTTATAGCTTTTCTAATCCTTTTCTTTACCCAGCAGTTTTTTGCAGGAAATTTTATAAAAAAGTATATGAAAATGGGGCTTGAAGAGGCAAACGGTGCAACAGTTGATATAGGAAAAGCCTATATTAACTTAAAAGAGGGCAAATTCATTGTACAAAACCTTGCAATATGCGACCCTGAACACCTTGATAAAAACCTTTTTGCAGCAAAAGAGATTATGGCAGATGTTAGCAGCAAAAGCCTTTTAGCAAAAAGGTTGAGGCTTGATAATGTCAAAATCATTGGTGCAGAAATTGAAAGTAAAAGAAAGAAAAAAGGGAAACTTTTAAAACCTCTGAAAGTTGAAGAAAGTGAGAAAAAGGGAGAAGCAAAATCACTTGACTATTACATTTCAAACGCTAAAGAAATAAAGAAAAAATTGAAAAAAGCAAAAAGGTGGTATAAAAAGCTATCAGAATCAAGTGAAATGATTAAAAAGTACACCGGGCAAAAGGGAGAAAGCCTTTCGGATAGGCTAAAAAGAGAGGCTGAAAGCCTGGGTTACAGAAATGTAATTGCAAAGCACTTAATTAGAAAATCTCCTCAATTTGCAATAAGCAATCTTGAAGCAGATAATATAAAAACCCTTGACTTATTAAAAGAAGAAACTTTAAAACTTAAAATGAAAGAGATTTCAACAAATCCTAACCTTTCACCCATCGCCCCGGAAATTCATATTAAATCTTCAAAAAACACATTTGATTTTAACGGAATTTTTACAGGGTTATCCTCTCAAAAAGGGGAAAATAACTTTAATTTTTCAGTAAACAAAATAGATACAGACAAACTCCTTCAATCTATTAAATTAAAAAACCAGAATACCCTCAAAGGCGGTACAATCACAATTTCAGGAAAGGGGAAAATTTTTGAAAAACAGGATGTTATGATTGATGCTGTTTTGAATATTACAATTGAAAACTCTTTAATGAAAATTTCAAAATTAGGGGAAGAAAAGGTTGAAAAATTAGAATTCCCCCTTTATCTTACTGGAAAACTTGACAACCCAAAGGTTAAAGTTGACACTAAAACCCTGCTTAAACAAATAAAATCAGTCTGGAAAGACAAAGCAAAAGAAAAACTAAACAAAAAGAAGAAAAAATTAGAGAAAAAATACAAAAACAAATTAAAAGAAAAACTGAAAAAGAAAAAGGGGATTTTAGGGAATATTTTATAG
- a CDS encoding M4 family metallopeptidase yields the protein MKKFVYFVFTFVFIFSTLGFSKGHYFNYKANGKNVKAMLPLEVEFSQKRILKTGKKTHIRFSQTYHGIEVFGGELIKHYNGKNLESVNGIIFENINVGTVPVLSNYDATKIVVQDLNNPEYKIRNTKLVIFPKNDVYYLAYKVDSFKFDSNMIYFVDAETGTILFKYENVKEGKPSWVGGGSSTTLTDVTGTGIGVNGETYSDLHVVFDGSSYQMINRTRGAEIKTYKAVGRSLPGNIVTDDDNYWTDSAAVCAHKYLEDVYDFYYTLYGRKSYDDMDSAMIATVHYGTNYVNAYWNGQQMVFGDGDGVQATYLSGALDVVAHELSHAVTDYTSDLIYSNESGALNEAFSDIMGTCVEFYFQPEGFGLLKADYWMGEDIWYPNEPFGDALRYLDDPTKAGDPCHYDQRYTGTQDNGGVHINSTIVSHWFYLIAHGGTNPYSGIKVDGMGLDKARDLVFNAFTNYMPADADFSVARQVTLQTAAEMYGENSTEYNIVQTGWDAVGVY from the coding sequence ATGAAAAAATTTGTGTATTTTGTATTCACCTTTGTATTTATTTTTTCCACACTTGGTTTTTCTAAGGGTCACTATTTTAATTACAAAGCAAATGGTAAAAATGTTAAAGCCATGCTTCCATTGGAAGTTGAATTCTCTCAAAAAAGAATTCTAAAAACTGGCAAAAAAACCCACATAAGGTTTAGCCAAACTTATCATGGGATTGAGGTTTTTGGCGGTGAACTTATAAAGCATTACAATGGGAAAAATCTTGAATCAGTTAACGGAATAATTTTTGAAAACATTAATGTAGGAACTGTTCCTGTTTTATCCAACTACGATGCAACAAAAATTGTTGTTCAGGACTTAAATAACCCTGAATATAAAATAAGGAACACCAAACTTGTTATATTCCCTAAAAACGATGTTTACTACCTTGCATATAAAGTAGATAGTTTTAAATTTGATTCAAATATGATTTACTTTGTTGATGCCGAAACTGGAACAATTTTATTTAAATATGAAAATGTTAAAGAAGGCAAACCTTCATGGGTAGGAGGAGGCAGCTCAACCACATTAACAGATGTAACTGGAACAGGAATTGGAGTTAATGGGGAAACTTATTCAGACCTTCATGTTGTTTTTGACGGGTCAAGCTATCAGATGATAAATAGGACAAGAGGAGCTGAAATTAAAACTTACAAAGCGGTGGGAAGAAGCCTCCCTGGAAATATTGTAACTGATGATGACAATTACTGGACAGACAGTGCAGCTGTATGTGCTCACAAATATCTTGAAGATGTTTATGATTTCTATTACACACTTTACGGCAGAAAGAGTTATGACGATATGGACTCAGCTATGATAGCTACTGTTCATTATGGAACAAATTATGTTAATGCATACTGGAATGGGCAACAGATGGTTTTTGGAGACGGAGATGGCGTTCAGGCTACTTATCTTTCAGGTGCACTTGATGTTGTTGCTCACGAATTAAGCCATGCGGTAACAGATTACACATCAGATTTAATTTACTCAAACGAATCTGGTGCATTAAATGAGGCATTTTCAGACATTATGGGAACATGCGTTGAATTCTATTTTCAGCCTGAAGGATTTGGGCTTCTTAAAGCAGATTACTGGATGGGTGAGGATATCTGGTATCCTAACGAACCTTTTGGTGATGCTTTAAGGTATCTTGATGACCCAACAAAAGCTGGTGACCCTTGCCATTATGACCAAAGATACACAGGAACTCAGGATAATGGTGGGGTTCATATTAATTCTACAATTGTTTCACACTGGTTCTACCTTATTGCACACGGCGGAACAAACCCCTACTCTGGTATTAAAGTAGATGGGATGGGGCTTGATAAAGCAAGAGACCTTGTTTTCAACGCTTTTACTAATTATATGCCAGCAGACGCAGATTTCTCTGTAGCAAGACAGGTTACATTGCAGACTGCAGCAGAGATGTATGGTGAAAACAGCACTGAATATAATATTGTTCAGACTGGATGGGATGCTGTTGGAGTTTATTAA
- a CDS encoding peroxiredoxin: protein MKVFMTVLLISGLFSFNIYAKSAKKGDPIPNFKVQADNGEFIELSKFKGKWVILYFYPKDDTSGCTKEAITFSELKKEFEKVNAIVFGINKDNLESHRKFKKKHNITIPLLYDKTGEVSKFFGVKSLFGMCRRDTILINPEGKIEKIYRSVNPEGNPKEILEYIKKKSKGE from the coding sequence ATGAAAGTCTTTATGACTGTATTATTAATTTCAGGCTTATTCAGTTTTAATATTTATGCTAAAAGTGCAAAAAAAGGGGACCCAATCCCTAATTTCAAGGTTCAGGCTGATAACGGTGAGTTTATTGAACTTTCAAAATTTAAAGGAAAATGGGTTATTCTTTACTTTTATCCTAAAGACGACACATCAGGCTGCACAAAAGAGGCAATAACCTTTTCAGAACTAAAAAAAGAATTTGAAAAGGTAAATGCTATTGTTTTCGGCATAAATAAAGACAATCTTGAAAGCCATAGAAAATTTAAAAAGAAACACAACATTACTATTCCTCTTTTATACGATAAGACAGGGGAAGTATCAAAATTTTTTGGAGTAAAGTCATTGTTCGGTATGTGCAGAAGAGATACAATCTTGATTAACCCTGAAGGCAAAATTGAAAAAATTTATAGAAGTGTAAACCCTGAGGGAAACCCAAAGGAAATCCTTGAGTATATAAAGAAAAAATCAAAGGGGGAATAG
- a CDS encoding DUF438 domain-containing protein — translation MSGYNKEKREKFYQYCKGILEGQNGKELFEKNKSLLETITPRDVIEVFHFLVEDKYPIEKIKKAVNKILHTVYIPLRDYKSLPFSENGLIDLLVKDNLEMEKRLNKIKPLIKSLNKEHNEETIKKLHKMFSEISEFSLHYVVKENTIFPFLEKKSEFFGCTQIMWSFDDDIKKNIKNILTLLEGEFNLKDFNILSGRLFFDMFAISFRENKILFPYLLEIAEEKEINLMLDEVYEMGLPFVKVEKKDLKNKENTVTNDLFVDLGTGKLKPEQITLIFNHLPVDITYVDENNEVKFFSTPKERIFPRTKSVLGRKVQNCHPPESIDTVNKIVESFKNGEKDRADFWINFKGKFILIQYFAVRNEKGEYKGVLEVTQDITNTKSLEGEKRLLDWEN, via the coding sequence ATGAGTGGATACAATAAAGAAAAAAGAGAGAAATTTTACCAGTACTGTAAAGGGATTTTAGAAGGGCAAAACGGCAAAGAATTGTTTGAAAAGAATAAAAGTCTTCTTGAAACAATTACCCCAAGGGATGTGATTGAGGTTTTTCATTTTCTTGTTGAAGACAAATACCCTATTGAGAAAATTAAAAAGGCTGTAAATAAAATCTTGCACACTGTTTACATTCCTTTAAGAGATTACAAAAGCCTTCCATTTTCTGAAAACGGGCTAATAGATTTACTTGTTAAAGACAACCTTGAGATGGAGAAAAGGCTTAACAAAATCAAACCTTTAATAAAAAGTTTAAACAAGGAGCATAACGAAGAAACAATAAAAAAACTACATAAAATGTTTTCCGAAATTTCAGAATTCTCCCTTCACTATGTTGTTAAGGAGAATACTATTTTCCCTTTTTTAGAGAAAAAAAGCGAATTCTTTGGCTGCACTCAAATAATGTGGTCGTTTGACGATGACATTAAGAAAAACATAAAAAACATTTTGACCCTGCTTGAAGGAGAGTTTAACTTAAAAGACTTTAACATTCTATCAGGAAGGCTTTTCTTTGATATGTTTGCAATCTCTTTCAGGGAGAACAAGATACTTTTCCCATACTTACTTGAAATTGCGGAAGAGAAAGAGATAAACCTTATGCTTGATGAAGTGTATGAAATGGGATTACCTTTTGTAAAGGTTGAAAAAAAAGATTTAAAAAATAAAGAAAACACTGTAACTAATGATTTATTTGTAGATTTAGGTACAGGAAAACTCAAACCTGAACAAATAACTCTCATATTCAATCATCTGCCCGTTGATATAACCTATGTTGATGAAAACAATGAGGTTAAATTCTTTTCAACCCCGAAAGAGAGGATTTTCCCGAGAACAAAATCAGTTTTAGGGAGAAAGGTTCAAAACTGCCATCCACCAGAGAGTATAGACACTGTTAACAAAATTGTTGAAAGCTTTAAAAATGGGGAAAAAGATAGGGCAGATTTCTGGATAAACTTTAAAGGTAAGTTTATCCTTATTCAATACTTTGCTGTTAGAAACGAAAAGGGGGAGTATAAGGGAGTGCTTGAGGTAACTCAGGACATAACAAACACAAAATCCCTTGAAGGTGAAAAAAGGCTTTTAGACTGGGAAAACTAA
- a CDS encoding inorganic phosphate transporter, producing MFLFASKGLEKFLISHHLPPIPLVPVSSTQAVVGAITGIGLVKSKGRNIQYRTLGKIMAGWVIAPVFAGFITFFFTVFYAKCFYAKGLYR from the coding sequence TTGTTTTTATTTGCATCCAAAGGGCTTGAAAAATTTTTGATTTCTCACCACCTTCCCCCAATTCCACTTGTTCCTGTGTCTTCCACACAGGCTGTTGTGGGGGCTATTACTGGCATAGGATTGGTTAAAAGCAAAGGCAGGAATATTCAGTACAGAACATTGGGAAAGATTATGGCAGGCTGGGTTATTGCCCCTGTATTTGCAGGATTTATAACATTTTTTTTCACTGTTTTTTATGCAAAATGTTTTTATGCAAAAGGTTTATATAGATAA
- a CDS encoding inorganic phosphate transporter: MSIIFLSSGLFLGWSLGANDTGNIWGTAVYSRMVRFKTAAILASIFVILGAVISGAGASQTLGKLGAVNAIAGSFTVAFGAALAVYLMVRNKLPVSTSQTIVGAIVGWNLFSGMPTDYNSLTKIVSTWIICPILAGIFAAILYYIFRFVLKRFAIHLLTLDFFTRLGLILIGIFGSYSLGANNIANVVGVFVPVNPFPNVKFLGMAISSTQLLFFMGGGCHCNRYFYILPQSDFNNRWWYFQTFSRNFAYCSACRISCIVFICIQRA, encoded by the coding sequence ATGTCTATAATTTTTCTGTCAAGTGGGTTGTTTTTAGGCTGGTCTTTAGGAGCAAATGATACAGGAAACATCTGGGGAACTGCTGTTTACTCAAGAATGGTGAGGTTTAAAACCGCGGCTATTCTTGCAAGTATTTTTGTTATATTAGGTGCAGTTATAAGTGGGGCAGGAGCAAGCCAGACTTTAGGGAAATTAGGTGCTGTTAACGCTATTGCAGGTTCTTTTACAGTTGCGTTTGGTGCTGCTTTAGCGGTTTATTTGATGGTAAGGAACAAACTTCCGGTTTCAACATCTCAAACAATTGTTGGCGCTATTGTAGGCTGGAATTTGTTTTCAGGAATGCCAACAGATTATAATTCATTAACAAAAATAGTTTCAACCTGGATAATTTGCCCTATTCTTGCAGGAATTTTTGCTGCAATTTTATACTATATTTTTAGATTTGTTTTAAAAAGGTTTGCAATCCATCTTTTAACCCTTGATTTTTTTACAAGGTTAGGGCTTATTTTGATAGGCATTTTCGGTTCTTATTCCCTTGGTGCAAACAATATAGCAAATGTTGTTGGGGTATTTGTTCCTGTTAACCCTTTTCCCAATGTTAAATTTTTAGGAATGGCAATCTCTTCAACCCAACTTTTATTTTTTATGGGGGGGGGTTGCCATTGCAATAGGTATTTTTACATACTCCCACAAAGTGATTTCAACAATAGGTGGTGGTATTTTCAGACTTTCTCCAGAAACTTCGCTTATTGTAGTGCTTGCAGAATCTCTTGTATTGTTTTTATTTGCATCCAAAGGGCTTGA
- a CDS encoding DUF47 domain-containing protein, translating into MWFLGGADKLQKEIDILLEKIKESASIFCTGIEAYMNKDNENFLLSLEKVKNLESDVDKLRRSIEQELYQKSLIPENRGDVLGLLETLDDIIDAAESTMEKFETEIPDIPAKWHSDFVKLAEKSKDAAFSCVDAASAFFKSVFEVKFYLNKVFLYEKEADRVSRELKRKIFKSDLKQSHKIHLRYFALSIETMSDRAEEVADRLAIYAIKREM; encoded by the coding sequence ATGTGGTTTTTGGGAGGGGCAGACAAGCTTCAAAAAGAGATAGATATACTTCTTGAAAAGATTAAAGAAAGTGCATCTATTTTTTGTACCGGTATTGAAGCATATATGAATAAGGACAATGAAAACTTTTTGCTTTCTCTTGAAAAAGTTAAAAACCTTGAAAGTGATGTTGATAAATTAAGGAGAAGCATTGAGCAGGAATTGTATCAAAAATCTCTCATCCCTGAAAACAGGGGAGATGTTTTAGGCCTTCTTGAAACACTTGATGATATAATTGACGCGGCGGAAAGTACTATGGAAAAGTTTGAAACAGAGATCCCTGATATACCTGCAAAATGGCATTCCGATTTTGTGAAGCTTGCAGAAAAATCTAAGGATGCGGCATTCTCATGTGTTGATGCTGCATCCGCTTTCTTTAAATCAGTTTTTGAGGTAAAATTTTATCTGAATAAAGTTTTTCTATATGAGAAAGAAGCAGATAGGGTGAGTAGGGAATTGAAGAGAAAGATTTTTAAATCAGATTTAAAACAGAGTCATAAGATTCATTTAAGGTATTTTGCTTTAAGTATTGAGACAATGTCAGATAGGGCTGAAGAGGTTGCGGATCGACTTGCTATCTATGCCATTAAGAGGGAAATGTGA